The Clostridia bacterium sequence TTGGTTCTGTAGAAAATCTGGAGTTGGGCACCTATCAGCAAATTTTAAATTTTTTAAAGGAACAGGGTTTACCAGTTCATCCTTATCAGGTTTATTGTCCCAATTTGGCGGCTGTGAAAAAGGAAATAATAAAAATAGAAAAAATACGGGAAACTTTTCCTTTTGAAATTGACGGTCTAGTAATTTCCGTGAATGATTTACAGACCAGGGAAATTTTAGGTTATACTATCAAGTTTCCCCGTTGGGCTATTGCTTATAAATTTGCGGTTGAAGATGAAATTACTACCCTTTTGGATGTAGAATGGAATGTCGGTCGTACCGGTAAAATAACACCTACCGCTATTCTAGAGCCTGTGGAAATAGGTGGGGCCACCATTCAACGTGCTACCCTGAATAATTTTGATGATCTTACTCGCAAAGGTATTCAAAAAGGATGCCAAGTATATATTCGCCGCTCTAATGAAGTTATTCCGGAAATTAGAGGAGTAGTGCCGGAGTCATTAGTAGATACCGAAGTAATAAAAATTCCGGAAGCTTGTCCGGCCTGTGGGGCTAAATTGATTCGTGATGGAGTGCATTTCTTTTGTGAGAACTCACTTTCTTGTAAACCACAATTGGTGAAAAGTTTAGTACACTTTGCTGGACGTGAGGCCTTAAATATTACTGGTTTTAGTGAAAAAACCGCAGAACAATTATTTGAAAAACTGGGAATACGTGAAGTTTCCGATTTATATAAATTAACCTGGGCAGATTTATTAGGTTTGGAGAAGTTTGGGGAAAAAAGAGCAGCTAATTTATTAAAGGCTCTGGAAAAAAGTAAAACATGTACGTTGGATGCTTTTATTTATGCTTTAGGTATTCCTAATGTGGGTAAAAAAATTGCCCGTGATTTGGCTGAAACATTTCAGGCTTTACCGGAACTGCAAAAAGCTACCAGAGAACAATTATTGGCTATTCCCGATATTGGTGACATCGTAGCCGAAAGTATTACTACCTTTTTTGGGGA is a genomic window containing:
- the ligA gene encoding NAD-dependent DNA ligase LigA, coding for MKEARLRELVTKLNQYAYEYYTLDAPSVSDAHYDRLYDELLALEKETGIILPDSPTQRVGDVILSGFQKHTHQAKLWSLDKAQNFSELEAWEQRLKKAVAGRDLPPLTYLVTLKFDGLTVNLTYDGGLLVQAATRGTGEIGEAILPQVKTIKSIPLRIPHTTFIEIKGEALMTKEAFAEYNAQAAVPLKNLRNAAAGALRNLDLRETACRKLIAYVYELGSVENLELGTYQQILNFLKEQGLPVHPYQVYCPNLAAVKKEIIKIEKIRETFPFEIDGLVISVNDLQTREILGYTIKFPRWAIAYKFAVEDEITTLLDVEWNVGRTGKITPTAILEPVEIGGATIQRATLNNFDDLTRKGIQKGCQVYIRRSNEVIPEIRGVVPESLVDTEVIKIPEACPACGAKLIRDGVHFFCENSLSCKPQLVKSLVHFAGREALNITGFSEKTAEQLFEKLGIREVSDLYKLTWADLLGLEKFGEKRAANLLKALEKSKTCTLDAFIYALGIPNVGKKIARDLAETFQALPELQKATREQLLAIPDIGDIVAESITTFFGDEKIKISIDQLLKAGVNPLYQAPTQQNNVFSGKTVVLTGRFQNYRRAEMEAKLNDLGARVVSQVSKTTDFVIVGERPGSKLVKARALLEKGNLNPRILSEAEFLQIKQ